The following proteins come from a genomic window of Bubalus kerabau isolate K-KA32 ecotype Philippines breed swamp buffalo chromosome 20, PCC_UOA_SB_1v2, whole genome shotgun sequence:
- the CNBP gene encoding CCHC-type zinc finger nucleic acid binding protein isoform X9: MTDIHLHSPYLTAAMSSNECFKCGRSGHWARECPTGGGRGRGMRSRGRDICYRCGESGHLAKDCDLQEDACYNCGRGGHIAKDCKEPKREREQCCYNCGKPGHLARDCDHADEQKCYSCGEFGHIQKDCTKVKCYRCGETGHVAINCSKTSEVNCYRCGESGHLARECTIEATA; this comes from the exons ATGACGGATATTCATTTACACTCACCCT atctgactgcagccatgagcaGCAACGAGTGCTTCAAGTGCGGACGGTCTGGCCACTGGGCCCGGGAGTGCCCCACTGGTGGAGGCCGCGGTCGTGGAATGAGAAGCCGTGGCAGAG ACATCTGTTATCGCTGTGGAGAGTCTGGTCACCTTGCCAAGGACTGTGACCTTCAGGAGGATG CCTGCTATAACTGCGGCCGAGGCGGCCACATCGCCAAGGACTGCAAGGAGCCCAAGCGGGAGCGGGAGCAGTGCTGCTACAACTGCGGCAAGCCTGGCCACCTGGCCCGCGACTGCGACCACGCCGACGAGCAGAAGTGCTACTCCTGCGGCGAGTTCGGGCACATCCAGAAAGACTGCACCAAAGTGAAGTGCTACAG GTGTGGCGAAACTGGTCACGTCGCCATCAACTGCAGCAAGACGAGTGAAGTCAACTGTTACCGCTGTGGCGAGTCAGGGCACCTTGCACGGGAATGCACGATCGAGGCCACAGCTTAA
- the CNBP gene encoding CCHC-type zinc finger nucleic acid binding protein isoform X11, translating to MSSNECFKCGRSGHWARECPTGGGRGRGMRSRGRDICYRCGESGHLAKDCDLQEDEACYNCGRGGHIAKDCKEPKREREQCCYNCGKPGHLARDCDHADEQKCYSCGEFGHIQKDCTKVKCYRCGETGHVAINCSKTSEVNCYRCGESGHLARECTIEATA from the exons atgagcaGCAACGAGTGCTTCAAGTGCGGACGGTCTGGCCACTGGGCCCGGGAGTGCCCCACTGGTGGAGGCCGCGGTCGTGGAATGAGAAGCCGTGGCAGAG ACATCTGTTATCGCTGTGGAGAGTCTGGTCACCTTGCCAAGGACTGTGACCTTCAGGAGGATG AAGCCTGCTATAACTGCGGCCGAGGCGGCCACATCGCCAAGGACTGCAAGGAGCCCAAGCGGGAGCGGGAGCAGTGCTGCTACAACTGCGGCAAGCCTGGCCACCTGGCCCGCGACTGCGACCACGCCGACGAGCAGAAGTGCTACTCCTGCGGCGAGTTCGGGCACATCCAGAAAGACTGCACCAAAGTGAAGTGCTACAG GTGTGGCGAAACTGGTCACGTCGCCATCAACTGCAGCAAGACGAGTGAAGTCAACTGTTACCGCTGTGGCGAGTCAGGGCACCTTGCACGGGAATGCACGATCGAGGCCACAGCTTAA
- the CNBP gene encoding CCHC-type zinc finger nucleic acid binding protein isoform X1 → MTDIHLHSPYLTAAMSSNECFKCGRSGHWARECPTGGGRGRGMRSRGRGGFTSDRGFQFVSSSLPDICYRCGESGHLAKDCDLQEDEACYNCGRGGHIAKDCKEPKREREQCCYNCGKPGHLARDCDHADEQKCYSCGEFGHIQKDCTKVKCYRCGETGHVAINCSKTSEVNCYRCGESGHLARECTIEATA, encoded by the exons ATGACGGATATTCATTTACACTCACCCT atctgactgcagccatgagcaGCAACGAGTGCTTCAAGTGCGGACGGTCTGGCCACTGGGCCCGGGAGTGCCCCACTGGTGGAGGCCGCGGTCGTGGAATGAGAAGCCGTGGCAGAGGTGGTTTTACCTCGGATAGAG GTTTCCAGTTTGTCTCCTCGTCTCTTCCAGACATCTGTTATCGCTGTGGAGAGTCTGGTCACCTTGCCAAGGACTGTGACCTTCAGGAGGATG AAGCCTGCTATAACTGCGGCCGAGGCGGCCACATCGCCAAGGACTGCAAGGAGCCCAAGCGGGAGCGGGAGCAGTGCTGCTACAACTGCGGCAAGCCTGGCCACCTGGCCCGCGACTGCGACCACGCCGACGAGCAGAAGTGCTACTCCTGCGGCGAGTTCGGGCACATCCAGAAAGACTGCACCAAAGTGAAGTGCTACAG GTGTGGCGAAACTGGTCACGTCGCCATCAACTGCAGCAAGACGAGTGAAGTCAACTGTTACCGCTGTGGCGAGTCAGGGCACCTTGCACGGGAATGCACGATCGAGGCCACAGCTTAA
- the CNBP gene encoding CCHC-type zinc finger nucleic acid binding protein isoform X4, with the protein MTDIHLHSPYLTAAMSSNECFKCGRSGHWARECPTGGGRGRGMRSRGRGFQFVSSSLPDICYRCGESGHLAKDCDLQEDACYNCGRGGHIAKDCKEPKREREQCCYNCGKPGHLARDCDHADEQKCYSCGEFGHIQKDCTKVKCYRCGETGHVAINCSKTSEVNCYRCGESGHLARECTIEATA; encoded by the exons ATGACGGATATTCATTTACACTCACCCT atctgactgcagccatgagcaGCAACGAGTGCTTCAAGTGCGGACGGTCTGGCCACTGGGCCCGGGAGTGCCCCACTGGTGGAGGCCGCGGTCGTGGAATGAGAAGCCGTGGCAGAG GTTTCCAGTTTGTCTCCTCGTCTCTTCCAGACATCTGTTATCGCTGTGGAGAGTCTGGTCACCTTGCCAAGGACTGTGACCTTCAGGAGGATG CCTGCTATAACTGCGGCCGAGGCGGCCACATCGCCAAGGACTGCAAGGAGCCCAAGCGGGAGCGGGAGCAGTGCTGCTACAACTGCGGCAAGCCTGGCCACCTGGCCCGCGACTGCGACCACGCCGACGAGCAGAAGTGCTACTCCTGCGGCGAGTTCGGGCACATCCAGAAAGACTGCACCAAAGTGAAGTGCTACAG GTGTGGCGAAACTGGTCACGTCGCCATCAACTGCAGCAAGACGAGTGAAGTCAACTGTTACCGCTGTGGCGAGTCAGGGCACCTTGCACGGGAATGCACGATCGAGGCCACAGCTTAA
- the CNBP gene encoding CCHC-type zinc finger nucleic acid binding protein isoform X6 has product MTDIHLHSPYLTAAMSSNECFKCGRSGHWARECPTGGGRGRGMRSRGRGGFTSDRDICYRCGESGHLAKDCDLQEDACYNCGRGGHIAKDCKEPKREREQCCYNCGKPGHLARDCDHADEQKCYSCGEFGHIQKDCTKVKCYRCGETGHVAINCSKTSEVNCYRCGESGHLARECTIEATA; this is encoded by the exons ATGACGGATATTCATTTACACTCACCCT atctgactgcagccatgagcaGCAACGAGTGCTTCAAGTGCGGACGGTCTGGCCACTGGGCCCGGGAGTGCCCCACTGGTGGAGGCCGCGGTCGTGGAATGAGAAGCCGTGGCAGAGGTGGTTTTACCTCGGATAGAG ACATCTGTTATCGCTGTGGAGAGTCTGGTCACCTTGCCAAGGACTGTGACCTTCAGGAGGATG CCTGCTATAACTGCGGCCGAGGCGGCCACATCGCCAAGGACTGCAAGGAGCCCAAGCGGGAGCGGGAGCAGTGCTGCTACAACTGCGGCAAGCCTGGCCACCTGGCCCGCGACTGCGACCACGCCGACGAGCAGAAGTGCTACTCCTGCGGCGAGTTCGGGCACATCCAGAAAGACTGCACCAAAGTGAAGTGCTACAG GTGTGGCGAAACTGGTCACGTCGCCATCAACTGCAGCAAGACGAGTGAAGTCAACTGTTACCGCTGTGGCGAGTCAGGGCACCTTGCACGGGAATGCACGATCGAGGCCACAGCTTAA
- the CNBP gene encoding CCHC-type zinc finger nucleic acid binding protein isoform X2, with translation MTDIHLHSPYLTAAMSSNECFKCGRSGHWARECPTGGGRGRGMRSRGRGGFTSDRGFQFVSSSLPDICYRCGESGHLAKDCDLQEDACYNCGRGGHIAKDCKEPKREREQCCYNCGKPGHLARDCDHADEQKCYSCGEFGHIQKDCTKVKCYRCGETGHVAINCSKTSEVNCYRCGESGHLARECTIEATA, from the exons ATGACGGATATTCATTTACACTCACCCT atctgactgcagccatgagcaGCAACGAGTGCTTCAAGTGCGGACGGTCTGGCCACTGGGCCCGGGAGTGCCCCACTGGTGGAGGCCGCGGTCGTGGAATGAGAAGCCGTGGCAGAGGTGGTTTTACCTCGGATAGAG GTTTCCAGTTTGTCTCCTCGTCTCTTCCAGACATCTGTTATCGCTGTGGAGAGTCTGGTCACCTTGCCAAGGACTGTGACCTTCAGGAGGATG CCTGCTATAACTGCGGCCGAGGCGGCCACATCGCCAAGGACTGCAAGGAGCCCAAGCGGGAGCGGGAGCAGTGCTGCTACAACTGCGGCAAGCCTGGCCACCTGGCCCGCGACTGCGACCACGCCGACGAGCAGAAGTGCTACTCCTGCGGCGAGTTCGGGCACATCCAGAAAGACTGCACCAAAGTGAAGTGCTACAG GTGTGGCGAAACTGGTCACGTCGCCATCAACTGCAGCAAGACGAGTGAAGTCAACTGTTACCGCTGTGGCGAGTCAGGGCACCTTGCACGGGAATGCACGATCGAGGCCACAGCTTAA
- the CNBP gene encoding CCHC-type zinc finger nucleic acid binding protein isoform X8: MTDIHLHSPYLTAAMSSNECFKCGRSGHWARECPTGGGRGRGMRSRGRDICYRCGESGHLAKDCDLQEDEACYNCGRGGHIAKDCKEPKREREQCCYNCGKPGHLARDCDHADEQKCYSCGEFGHIQKDCTKVKCYRCGETGHVAINCSKTSEVNCYRCGESGHLARECTIEATA, encoded by the exons ATGACGGATATTCATTTACACTCACCCT atctgactgcagccatgagcaGCAACGAGTGCTTCAAGTGCGGACGGTCTGGCCACTGGGCCCGGGAGTGCCCCACTGGTGGAGGCCGCGGTCGTGGAATGAGAAGCCGTGGCAGAG ACATCTGTTATCGCTGTGGAGAGTCTGGTCACCTTGCCAAGGACTGTGACCTTCAGGAGGATG AAGCCTGCTATAACTGCGGCCGAGGCGGCCACATCGCCAAGGACTGCAAGGAGCCCAAGCGGGAGCGGGAGCAGTGCTGCTACAACTGCGGCAAGCCTGGCCACCTGGCCCGCGACTGCGACCACGCCGACGAGCAGAAGTGCTACTCCTGCGGCGAGTTCGGGCACATCCAGAAAGACTGCACCAAAGTGAAGTGCTACAG GTGTGGCGAAACTGGTCACGTCGCCATCAACTGCAGCAAGACGAGTGAAGTCAACTGTTACCGCTGTGGCGAGTCAGGGCACCTTGCACGGGAATGCACGATCGAGGCCACAGCTTAA
- the CNBP gene encoding CCHC-type zinc finger nucleic acid binding protein isoform X3, with the protein MTDIHLHSPYLTAAMSSNECFKCGRSGHWARECPTGGGRGRGMRSRGRGFQFVSSSLPDICYRCGESGHLAKDCDLQEDEACYNCGRGGHIAKDCKEPKREREQCCYNCGKPGHLARDCDHADEQKCYSCGEFGHIQKDCTKVKCYRCGETGHVAINCSKTSEVNCYRCGESGHLARECTIEATA; encoded by the exons ATGACGGATATTCATTTACACTCACCCT atctgactgcagccatgagcaGCAACGAGTGCTTCAAGTGCGGACGGTCTGGCCACTGGGCCCGGGAGTGCCCCACTGGTGGAGGCCGCGGTCGTGGAATGAGAAGCCGTGGCAGAG GTTTCCAGTTTGTCTCCTCGTCTCTTCCAGACATCTGTTATCGCTGTGGAGAGTCTGGTCACCTTGCCAAGGACTGTGACCTTCAGGAGGATG AAGCCTGCTATAACTGCGGCCGAGGCGGCCACATCGCCAAGGACTGCAAGGAGCCCAAGCGGGAGCGGGAGCAGTGCTGCTACAACTGCGGCAAGCCTGGCCACCTGGCCCGCGACTGCGACCACGCCGACGAGCAGAAGTGCTACTCCTGCGGCGAGTTCGGGCACATCCAGAAAGACTGCACCAAAGTGAAGTGCTACAG GTGTGGCGAAACTGGTCACGTCGCCATCAACTGCAGCAAGACGAGTGAAGTCAACTGTTACCGCTGTGGCGAGTCAGGGCACCTTGCACGGGAATGCACGATCGAGGCCACAGCTTAA
- the CNBP gene encoding CCHC-type zinc finger nucleic acid binding protein isoform X5 produces MTDIHLHSPYLTAAMSSNECFKCGRSGHWARECPTGGGRGRGMRSRGRGGFTSDRDICYRCGESGHLAKDCDLQEDEACYNCGRGGHIAKDCKEPKREREQCCYNCGKPGHLARDCDHADEQKCYSCGEFGHIQKDCTKVKCYRCGETGHVAINCSKTSEVNCYRCGESGHLARECTIEATA; encoded by the exons ATGACGGATATTCATTTACACTCACCCT atctgactgcagccatgagcaGCAACGAGTGCTTCAAGTGCGGACGGTCTGGCCACTGGGCCCGGGAGTGCCCCACTGGTGGAGGCCGCGGTCGTGGAATGAGAAGCCGTGGCAGAGGTGGTTTTACCTCGGATAGAG ACATCTGTTATCGCTGTGGAGAGTCTGGTCACCTTGCCAAGGACTGTGACCTTCAGGAGGATG AAGCCTGCTATAACTGCGGCCGAGGCGGCCACATCGCCAAGGACTGCAAGGAGCCCAAGCGGGAGCGGGAGCAGTGCTGCTACAACTGCGGCAAGCCTGGCCACCTGGCCCGCGACTGCGACCACGCCGACGAGCAGAAGTGCTACTCCTGCGGCGAGTTCGGGCACATCCAGAAAGACTGCACCAAAGTGAAGTGCTACAG GTGTGGCGAAACTGGTCACGTCGCCATCAACTGCAGCAAGACGAGTGAAGTCAACTGTTACCGCTGTGGCGAGTCAGGGCACCTTGCACGGGAATGCACGATCGAGGCCACAGCTTAA
- the CNBP gene encoding CCHC-type zinc finger nucleic acid binding protein isoform X10: MSSNECFKCGRSGHWARECPTGGGRGRGMRSRGRGFQFVSSSLPDICYRCGESGHLAKDCDLQEDEACYNCGRGGHIAKDCKEPKREREQCCYNCGKPGHLARDCDHADEQKCYSCGEFGHIQKDCTKVKCYRCGETGHVAINCSKTSEVNCYRCGESGHLARECTIEATA, from the exons atgagcaGCAACGAGTGCTTCAAGTGCGGACGGTCTGGCCACTGGGCCCGGGAGTGCCCCACTGGTGGAGGCCGCGGTCGTGGAATGAGAAGCCGTGGCAGAG GTTTCCAGTTTGTCTCCTCGTCTCTTCCAGACATCTGTTATCGCTGTGGAGAGTCTGGTCACCTTGCCAAGGACTGTGACCTTCAGGAGGATG AAGCCTGCTATAACTGCGGCCGAGGCGGCCACATCGCCAAGGACTGCAAGGAGCCCAAGCGGGAGCGGGAGCAGTGCTGCTACAACTGCGGCAAGCCTGGCCACCTGGCCCGCGACTGCGACCACGCCGACGAGCAGAAGTGCTACTCCTGCGGCGAGTTCGGGCACATCCAGAAAGACTGCACCAAAGTGAAGTGCTACAG GTGTGGCGAAACTGGTCACGTCGCCATCAACTGCAGCAAGACGAGTGAAGTCAACTGTTACCGCTGTGGCGAGTCAGGGCACCTTGCACGGGAATGCACGATCGAGGCCACAGCTTAA
- the CNBP gene encoding CCHC-type zinc finger nucleic acid binding protein isoform X7 produces the protein MSSNECFKCGRSGHWARECPTGGGRGRGMRSRGRGGFTSDRGFQFVSSSLPDICYRCGESGHLAKDCDLQEDEACYNCGRGGHIAKDCKEPKREREQCCYNCGKPGHLARDCDHADEQKCYSCGEFGHIQKDCTKVKCYRCGETGHVAINCSKTSEVNCYRCGESGHLARECTIEATA, from the exons atgagcaGCAACGAGTGCTTCAAGTGCGGACGGTCTGGCCACTGGGCCCGGGAGTGCCCCACTGGTGGAGGCCGCGGTCGTGGAATGAGAAGCCGTGGCAGAGGTGGTTTTACCTCGGATAGAG GTTTCCAGTTTGTCTCCTCGTCTCTTCCAGACATCTGTTATCGCTGTGGAGAGTCTGGTCACCTTGCCAAGGACTGTGACCTTCAGGAGGATG AAGCCTGCTATAACTGCGGCCGAGGCGGCCACATCGCCAAGGACTGCAAGGAGCCCAAGCGGGAGCGGGAGCAGTGCTGCTACAACTGCGGCAAGCCTGGCCACCTGGCCCGCGACTGCGACCACGCCGACGAGCAGAAGTGCTACTCCTGCGGCGAGTTCGGGCACATCCAGAAAGACTGCACCAAAGTGAAGTGCTACAG GTGTGGCGAAACTGGTCACGTCGCCATCAACTGCAGCAAGACGAGTGAAGTCAACTGTTACCGCTGTGGCGAGTCAGGGCACCTTGCACGGGAATGCACGATCGAGGCCACAGCTTAA